DNA from Paraburkholderia largidicola:
TGCCGAGCCATTCGTCGAAGCGCTCCTGCAGATAGATCACATTCGGCTCGCCGTCTTCGTTGTGTTTCGCGTTCATGCCGTGGTCGGCCGTGATCGCGACGATGGCGCCCAGTTCGTCGAGCCGCTGCAGGTAGCCGTCCATCATCTGATAGAAGGCGTTCGCGCCGGGCGTACCGGGCGCGCACTTGTGCTGCACGTAGTCGGTGGTCGACAGGTACATCAGATCGATTTCGCGCGTTTCCAGCAGGCGCACGCCCGCTGCGAACACGAACTCCGACAGCTCGGCGCTATAGACGCTCGGCACCGGCTTGCCGACGAGTTCGAGCACAGCGTCGATACCGTTTTCTTCGAGCGACGCCTCATCCGCTTTCTCCGATGAAAAGCAGATGCCCTTCAGGCCCTTGCCGAGCAGGCGGCGCAGCTTGTCCTTCGCGGTGACGACGGCAACCTTCGCGCCCGCCTCGGCGAAGCGCGCGAGCACGGTTGGCGCGACGAGGTATTTCGGATCGTTCATCAGCACCTCGGTGCCGCTCTCGCGATCGAAAAAATAATTGCCGCTGATGCCGTGCACGGCGGGCGGCACGCCCGTCACGATCGACAGGTTGTTCGGGTTCGTGAAGCTCGGCACCACGCAGTCGCCCTTGAGCGCAGTGGCCGGTTTCAACAGCTTGCCGATGAAGGGCGCGACGCCCGCCGCGGCGGCCATCTCCAGATATTCGTAGGCGCAGCCGTCCACACAGACCACGACGACGGGCCTGCGCATCCAGTTGTAGCGGCGGCCGTTCACTTCGACGGATGCAGGGGATGTGCTCATTCGCTTCTCCTTTGACCAGGGTAATCCGGGAATTGATGATGTGGCGTTGTGTGGCATTGTGCGGCAATACTTGACATTAAAATTGACGCTTTGTAGATTGTCAACAACAGACAACAACAAAGAAGTCCTCCGGGGGAGCGTAGTAGTCGAGCCGCATGTCGCAGCACTGGCCGTTTCCGTCGCTGGCAGCGACGCCACTCATCAAGGGGTCTGGAAATGAAGCAAGGAGCGGGATTCAACGGTTGCAAGGGGTTTCTGAAGGTGGCGGCGCGCTGTGTGATGGCGGCGTCGGTGATGTTCGGCGTCGCGCAGGCTGCGCAGGCGAAGACGCAGTTGCTCGTCTATACGGCGCTCGAAGACGAAGCGATGAAGCCGTACAAGGACGCCTTCGAGAAGGCGAACCCCGACATCGAAATCCGCTGGGTGCGCGATTCGACGGGTGCGGTCACGGCGAAACTGCTCGCCGAAAAGAGCAATCCGCGCGCCGACGTCGTGCTCGGCCTGGCCGCATCGAGTCTCACGCTGCTCGATCTGCAAGGCATGCTGATGCCGTATCAGCCGAAGGGCTTCGACGCCCTCACGCGTAAATACAGCGACAGCAACAATCCGCCGCATTGGGTCGGCATGGACGTGTGGGGCGCGACCATCTGCTACAACCGCGTCGAAGCGGAAAAGCGCCATCTGCCGAAGCCGACCTCGTGGGAAGACCTCGCCAAGCCCATCTACAAAGGGATGATCGTGATGCCGAGCCCGGTCTCGTCGGGCACGGGCTACCTCGACGTCACGTCGTGGCTGCAGACCTTCGGTGACGAGAAAGGCTGGCAATACATGGACGCGCTCGACAAGAACGTCGCGCAATACGTGCACTCCGGCTCGAAGCCTTGCACGCTGGCGGGCACGGGTGAATTTCCGATCGGCATCTCATTCGAATTCCGCGGCCATGAATTGCAGGCGCAAGGCGCGCCCATCGACCTGATCTTTCCGAAAGAAGGGCTCGGCTGGGACATGGAAGCGACGGGCGTCATGAAGACGACCAAGCATCCCGAAGAAGCGAAGAAGCTCGCCGACTTCATGGCCAGCCGGCAGGCCAACGAAATCACGGCGCAATGGTGGGCGATAGTGGCCTACCCGGGTGTCGCGAAGAAGCTGTCGGGCATTCCCGACAATTATTCGCAACTGCTCGTGAAGAACGACTTCGTCTGGTCCGCGAAGAACCGCCAGTCGATTCTCGACGACTGGCAGAAGCGCTACGGCAGCAAGGAGCAGAAGTAGCGACGGGTCTCGCATGAAGCGCGCGCGACGCGTGCGCTTCGTTCGGGGCGGGCAGCGCGCCGTATGTCGATCGCGCAGCCGCGATGCGGAAAGAGTAGCGAAGCTGGAGGATCAGATGACAGCGTATTTGAGCGTGGAGCAGGTTTCCAAGCGGTTCAACGAGACGACCGTTCTGAACGATATCCATCTCGGCGTGAAGAAGGGCGAGATGCTGTGTTTCCTGGGGCCGTCGGGGTGCGGCAAGACGACCTTGCTGCGGATCATCGCTGGGCTCGAAACGCAGAGCGCGGGCCGCATCATGCAGGACGGCCGCGATATCTCGCGCTTGCCGCCGCAGTTGCGCGACTACGGCATCGTGTTCCAGTCGTACGCGCTGTTTCCGAATCTCACGATATTCGACAACGTGGCGTATGGCCTCGTGAATCGCAAGATGAAGCGCGCGGCGATCGCGGAGCGCGTGCACGAACTGCTCGCGCTGGTGGGTTTGCCGGACTCGCATCGCAAGCATCCGAACCAGTTGTCGGGCGGCCAGCAGCAGCGCATTGCGCTCGCACGGGCGCTGGCGACGTCGCCCGGCTTGCTGTTGCTCGACGAGCCGCTATCGGCGCTCGATGCGCGCGTGCGGGTGCGCTTGCGCCAGGAGATTCGCCAGTTGCAGCAACGGCTCGGCGTCACGACGATCATGGTCACGCACGATCAGGAAGAAGCGCTGTCGATGGCTGATCGCATCGTCGTGATGAATCACGGTGTGATCGAGCAGATCGGTTCGCCGCACGAGATCTATCGCGAGCCTGCGTCGCCGTTCGTCGCGGATTTCATCGGCAAGGTCAACATGATTCCCGCCGAGGTGATGCGCGACGGCACGTTGAAGGCGGGCGAGATCGGGCTGCACTACGGCTGCGGGAGCGCGCAGCCCGCGCCGGGCTCGCAGGTCTCGGCCTTCGTGCGTCCGGAAGACATCCATATCAAGTTGCCCGGCAGCACGCCCGACAACCTGCTTGCCGCGCAGGTGGAAAAGCTCGAGTTTCTCGGCGCGTTTTGCCGCGTCAGTTTCAAGGTCGAAGGACTCGCGGGACAGGAGATCGTCGCCGACCTGTCGTTCCATGAGATGCGCCGCACGGGCCTGCAGACGGGCGCACGTTTCGACCTTGCCATTCAACGCGAAAACGTCTGCGTGTTCACGGCCGCGAAGGAGCGTCTGCAATGAGCGCCGTCCTGATCGAACGCCGCAGCGGCGAAGAAGCGCACGAGGAAGTCCGGCAAATCACGCATTGGCATGACAGGATCGCGCAGCTTGCGCTGTTGCTGATGTCCGCGATGCTCGCCCTGTTTCTGCTGATGCCGCTTGCGCTCGTGATCGGCAAATGCTTCGTCGATGCGGACGGCAAGTTTATCGGTCTTGCGAACTTCAGCGGCTATCTGGCCAGCAAAGCTGTCTGGACGTCTGCGCTGCATTCGGTGGCCGTCGCGTGCACCGTGACGTCGATCGTCATTCCGATGGCGTTCACGTTCGCCTACGCACTCACGCGTTCGTGCATGCCGATGAAGAATGCCGTCCGCACCGTGGCGTTGCTGCCGCTGCTCGCGCCTACGCTGCTGTCGGCGGTGTCGTTCATCTACTGGTTCGGCAATTCGGGGCTTCTGAAGCCGCTGTTGCATGGACATTCGATCTACGGTTTCTCCGGCATCGTGTGCAGTCTCGTCTATGCGGCGTTTCCCCACGTCCTGATGATTCTCGTCACGGCCCTGTCGCTCTCGGATGGCCGCCTGTATGAAGCTGCCGATGCAATGGGCACGAGCCGTCTGCGCAAGTTCGTGACGATCACGCTGCCGGGCGCGAAGTACGGCCTCATCAGCGCGACGATGGTGTCGTTCACGATCTGCATCAACGACTTCGGCGTGCCTGTCGTGATCGGCGGCCCGTACACGGTGCTGTCCACCGACATCTACAAGCTCATCATCGGCCTGCAGGACTTCAATCGTAGCGCGGTGGTCAGCCTGTTGCTGCTGTGTCCCGCGCTGGTGGCGTTCGCCGTCGACTACTTCATTCGCCGCAAGCAGCAGTCGCAGCTCGGCGCGCGTTCGACGCCGTTCCAGCCGAAGCCGTCGCGCGGTTTCGATATGGCGATGCTCGCTTACTGCGCGGTCGTGTGTCTGCTGATGATCGCCGTGGTCGGTATATCGGTGTTCGCGTCGTTCGTGAAGTTCTGGCCGTATCAGATGAGCCTTGGCTTGCAGCACTACAAGATGGGCCTGATCGCGGCCGGCATTTTCGATGCATACAAGAACAGTCTGAAGATGGCGGCATGCGTGGCAATCGGCGGCACGGCGATCGTGTTCGGCGGCGCGTATCTGGTCGAGAAGACGCGCGGGCCGCGCTGGCTGCGTGGGTTCATCAACCTTTGCGCAATCCTGCCGATGGGCGTGCCGGGGCTCGTGCTCGGCATCAGCTACATCTTTCTGTTCAACGCGCCTGCCAATCCGCTCAACGGTCTGTACGGCACGCTCGCGCTGCTCGCCGTCGTGACGGTGGTGCACTACTACTCGTCGAGTCATCTGACGGCGGTGACTGCACTGCGGCAGATCGACAACGAATTCGAGGCGGTGTCCGCTTCGCTGAAAGTGCCTTTCTACAAGACCTTCTGGCGCGTCACCGTGCCCGTCTGCCTGCCGTCGATCCTGCAGATCGCGCGCTATCTGTTCGTCAACGGCATGACGACGGTATCCGCTGTCGCATTCCTCTATTCGCCCGACACGCAACCTGCCTCGGTGGCGATCCTGAACCTCGACGACGCCGGTCAGATCGGACCGGCCGCCGCAATGGCGACGCTCGTCCTCGTTACGGCTGCCTGTGCGTGTCTGCTGTTTGCCGCCGTATCGCACGGCGTGTTGCGTCGAACTCAGGCATGGCGCACGACGCGCCGTGGCTGAAATGAACCTTCATCGTGTCCATCAAGGAGATGCCGTGAATCTGCCCCGTCAACCGATTTTGCTCACTCCCGGTCCGCTCACCACGTCCGACCGCACGCGCGACGCCATGCTGCGCGACTGGGGTTCGTGGGATGGCGACTTCAACCAGATCACCGCGCGAGTCCGCCGCGAGACGCTGCGTATCGTGCATGGCGAAGACACGCACGAGTGCGTGCCATTGCAGGGCAGCGGCACGTTCTCGGTCGAAGCGGCCATCGGCACGCTCGTTCCGCGCGACGGCCATGTGCTGGTGCCGAACAACGGCGCGTATTGCCAGCGCATCATGAAGATCTGCCGCGCGCTCGGGCGGCGTCATCAGAGCATCGACTATCCGGAAGACACGCAGGTCAAACCCGCCGATATCGACCGCGTGCTCGCAGCCGACCCGAGCATCACACACGTCGCGCTGGTCCATTGCGAAACGGGTGCGGGCGTGCTCAATCCGCTGCACGAGATCGCGATGGTGGTGGCGAAGCACGGGCGCAGCCTGATCGTCGACGCGATGAGTTCGTTCGGCGCGATCGATATCGATGCGCGCCAGACGCCATTCGATGCCGTCGTCGCGGCATCGGGCAAGTGCCTGGAGGGCGTGCCCGGCATGGGATTCGTGATCGTCCGTCGCAGCGTGCTCGAGCGCTGCGAGGGCAACAGTCATTCGCTCGCGATGGATCTCTACGACCAGTGGGCCTACATGAACCGCACGACGCAATGGCGCTTCACGCCGCCGACGCACGTCGTTGCGGCGCTGGATCAGGCTATCGCGCAGTACATCGAGGAAGGCGGCCTCGAAGCGCGCGGCGCACGCTATGCGCGCAACTGCCGAGCGCTGATCGACGGGATGGCGGAACTG
Protein-coding regions in this window:
- the phnA gene encoding phosphonoacetate hydrolase, whose protein sequence is MSTSPASVEVNGRRYNWMRRPVVVVCVDGCAYEYLEMAAAAGVAPFIGKLLKPATALKGDCVVPSFTNPNNLSIVTGVPPAVHGISGNYFFDRESGTEVLMNDPKYLVAPTVLARFAEAGAKVAVVTAKDKLRRLLGKGLKGICFSSEKADEASLEENGIDAVLELVGKPVPSVYSAELSEFVFAAGVRLLETREIDLMYLSTTDYVQHKCAPGTPGANAFYQMMDGYLQRLDELGAIVAITADHGMNAKHNEDGEPNVIYLQERFDEWLGKDAARVILPITDPYVVHHGALGSFATVYLPESADIEALRSKLAAEPGIELVLTSEEGCERFELPPARMGDLIVISRRDVVLGTQRIRHDLSGLDAPLRSHGGLAEQSVPLIFSQPVAKSAAQRARLRNFDVIDIALNHLQ
- a CDS encoding putative 2-aminoethylphosphonate ABC transporter substrate-binding protein, encoding MAASVMFGVAQAAQAKTQLLVYTALEDEAMKPYKDAFEKANPDIEIRWVRDSTGAVTAKLLAEKSNPRADVVLGLAASSLTLLDLQGMLMPYQPKGFDALTRKYSDSNNPPHWVGMDVWGATICYNRVEAEKRHLPKPTSWEDLAKPIYKGMIVMPSPVSSGTGYLDVTSWLQTFGDEKGWQYMDALDKNVAQYVHSGSKPCTLAGTGEFPIGISFEFRGHELQAQGAPIDLIFPKEGLGWDMEATGVMKTTKHPEEAKKLADFMASRQANEITAQWWAIVAYPGVAKKLSGIPDNYSQLLVKNDFVWSAKNRQSILDDWQKRYGSKEQK
- a CDS encoding putative 2-aminoethylphosphonate ABC transporter ATP-binding protein, whose protein sequence is MTAYLSVEQVSKRFNETTVLNDIHLGVKKGEMLCFLGPSGCGKTTLLRIIAGLETQSAGRIMQDGRDISRLPPQLRDYGIVFQSYALFPNLTIFDNVAYGLVNRKMKRAAIAERVHELLALVGLPDSHRKHPNQLSGGQQQRIALARALATSPGLLLLDEPLSALDARVRVRLRQEIRQLQQRLGVTTIMVTHDQEEALSMADRIVVMNHGVIEQIGSPHEIYREPASPFVADFIGKVNMIPAEVMRDGTLKAGEIGLHYGCGSAQPAPGSQVSAFVRPEDIHIKLPGSTPDNLLAAQVEKLEFLGAFCRVSFKVEGLAGQEIVADLSFHEMRRTGLQTGARFDLAIQRENVCVFTAAKERLQ
- a CDS encoding putative 2-aminoethylphosphonate ABC transporter permease subunit, which codes for MSAVLIERRSGEEAHEEVRQITHWHDRIAQLALLLMSAMLALFLLMPLALVIGKCFVDADGKFIGLANFSGYLASKAVWTSALHSVAVACTVTSIVIPMAFTFAYALTRSCMPMKNAVRTVALLPLLAPTLLSAVSFIYWFGNSGLLKPLLHGHSIYGFSGIVCSLVYAAFPHVLMILVTALSLSDGRLYEAADAMGTSRLRKFVTITLPGAKYGLISATMVSFTICINDFGVPVVIGGPYTVLSTDIYKLIIGLQDFNRSAVVSLLLLCPALVAFAVDYFIRRKQQSQLGARSTPFQPKPSRGFDMAMLAYCAVVCLLMIAVVGISVFASFVKFWPYQMSLGLQHYKMGLIAAGIFDAYKNSLKMAACVAIGGTAIVFGGAYLVEKTRGPRWLRGFINLCAILPMGVPGLVLGISYIFLFNAPANPLNGLYGTLALLAVVTVVHYYSSSHLTAVTALRQIDNEFEAVSASLKVPFYKTFWRVTVPVCLPSILQIARYLFVNGMTTVSAVAFLYSPDTQPASVAILNLDDAGQIGPAAAMATLVLVTAACACLLFAAVSHGVLRRTQAWRTTRRG
- a CDS encoding 2-aminoethylphosphonate--pyruvate transaminase, coding for MNLPRQPILLTPGPLTTSDRTRDAMLRDWGSWDGDFNQITARVRRETLRIVHGEDTHECVPLQGSGTFSVEAAIGTLVPRDGHVLVPNNGAYCQRIMKICRALGRRHQSIDYPEDTQVKPADIDRVLAADPSITHVALVHCETGAGVLNPLHEIAMVVAKHGRSLIVDAMSSFGAIDIDARQTPFDAVVAASGKCLEGVPGMGFVIVRRSVLERCEGNSHSLAMDLYDQWAYMNRTTQWRFTPPTHVVAALDQAIAQYIEEGGLEARGARYARNCRALIDGMAELGFRPFLDPSIQAPIIVTFHAPDDPAYDFKTFYQEVKKRGYILYPGKLTQIETFRVGCIGHFGEAGIPGAVAAIADTLKAMGISQVSPKALA